The bacterium genomic sequence ACCAGGCTGTACCCGCGGGCCCCAGCCAGCGGTCGGACCAGTAGGTGCCGCTCTCGCATGTCGTCCATAGCGCGCTTCAGGGCCTCACGTGAGCTGACGGGATCGGAGACCTGGTCCGGATCCAAGCCTGCAAGCGCCCAGGCTTCGGTAAGGCGCGCGCGGTCAACCTCGCCGCTCAGTTCCCACCAGACGAGCGCTCCCGCGGCTTGGCCGTCGAGCACGCCGATGACGTCGTGGCGGATGTGGGTTGCGGTTTCGGAAGTCGTTGTCGTGGTCATGTGGTCCTCCAAGGTGGTCAATGGTCAAGAACACTAAAGTACAGCCGAGAAAGAAACGCAAGAAAAGAATCAATCGTCAATCGTCAATCGCGATCTGCTCGCCCCACCCGCACGGCGCCTGCTTGTACCCGCCAACCAGAACCCAGATCGTGTGGATGCCAGCGGGTGGCGACTCGGGCGCGGGCCCCATCCCGTCGGTGATGAAGATGAAAACCGCCGGCTTGGGCTTGAGCGCTTCAACGGCGGCGAAAATCGGGCGGAAGTCCGTCCCACCACCACCGCGCAGAGTCTGGGTCAGCTCGCGCACGGTCCTGATTTGCTTCACCCCGTTGACCTCGGCGTCGCATGACAGGAACGTCACCGGAGCCCCAAGCGCCCGCAGCACCCCGTGGGACTCACTAACCGCCCGGACCAGCTCTGCCTCACCCATGGATCCGCTGGTGTCGATCCCGATCGCGACGGTTGGCTGGGGACCGCACAGGGCGGGCATGATGGGCGCGCGCCGGCCCAGGACGCGGGCCATCGAATCCAGGGCGGACTGGCGCCGGCTCGGCCTGGTCCTGGTGTAGTCGAGCTTGCCCGATGCGGTCGCGTAGGAGCCGCGGACGGCCCGCGTGAGCTTGTCCTGCCACCGGACCTTCGGCGGCGCGATCATCTGCTCGGCCCAGCGGAGCAGACCGGCCGGGACGGTGCCACGATTTCGACTTGCGTGCTCGATGATGGCCTGGGCCGTGGCCCCGCGCATGCGCTCGAGATCGGCCTCGCTCCGTCCGGGCGCCCCCTCGGCTCCTTCTGGCTCGCCGTCGACCGGCTCCCCGCCCGAACCGCTCCCGCACTGGCCGGCCATGACCCCGCCCTTCTGGCCTTTCTGCCCCGTTCCCTTTCCCTCGCCATCACCAGTGCCCTCACCGTCCTGCTTCCCCCTCCCGGCGCCGGACTTGCCTTGGCCGCGGCTACCGCCCGCCCGCTTGGTCAGCTCGGCGTAATACTCCTCTGCCATCTGCCCGTCCGGCAGACCGTGCTGCCCTGGCAGGAGCCCCCCGCCCTTGGTGACCAGCTCGGCCGGGAAATCGTCGTTGATCTCGAAATCGGCGGCCGTGCCCCAGGTTTCCCGATTGACCTCGGCGATCTGATCCGATCGGGTGGCGTGGCGCCGCAGCAGGTGCTGCAGCTCATGGACCAACACCAGCGCCAGTACCTGGGGCTCCATTGCATCCACGAAAAGCGGGTCGATCACGAGCACGCCCTGGCGGGTGACGGCCATTGAGTGGTAGGGCTCGATGTTCCCCCAGCGGCGCACCAGGTGGGCCAGCCCAACGGAGAAATAGGGCCAGGTCTTCTGCGCGGCAATGAACGCGACCGCCAGCTTCTCGTCATTGGTCAGTGAGGCAGCCATCAGCGTCC encodes the following:
- a CDS encoding VWA-like domain-containing protein; amino-acid sequence: MAASLTNDEKLAVAFIAAQKTWPYFSVGLAHLVRRWGNIEPYHSMAVTRQGVLVIDPLFVDAMEPQVLALVLVHELQHLLRRHATRSDQIAEVNRETWGTAADFEINDDFPAELVTKGGGLLPGQHGLPDGQMAEEYYAELTKRAGGSRGQGKSGAGRGKQDGEGTGDGEGKGTGQKGQKGGVMAGQCGSGSGGEPVDGEPEGAEGAPGRSEADLERMRGATAQAIIEHASRNRGTVPAGLLRWAEQMIAPPKVRWQDKLTRAVRGSYATASGKLDYTRTRPSRRQSALDSMARVLGRRAPIMPALCGPQPTVAIGIDTSGSMGEAELVRAVSESHGVLRALGAPVTFLSCDAEVNGVKQIRTVRELTQTLRGGGGTDFRPIFAAVEALKPKPAVFIFITDGMGPAPESPPAGIHTIWVLVGGYKQAPCGWGEQIAIDD